The DNA segment CCACATTCCAATCCGATGTAATGTCTGGGCCGACATCGGCGATGAGCGCCTCCACCTCCTCCGGTGTGCCGGCAATAATGACCTGCTCGCGCCCTTGCTCGGAACTCATTCGGTTTTTCATCCAGATTCTGGTCAGGCGGTCTCGCACAAACAGCAGAAGGAAAACGAATAGCAAGCCGAACCCGAGTATGAGGCGGCGTGCGTCAACCAGTTTGGCCAGAAGGGAAAACATTCCTATCAGCAGCCCGATGACCAGCAGACCTTTTAGCAACTGAGAGATCGCCTGCCGTGGCATCTTCTGGCGAATGCGGTGATAAAAGCCGAAGCGCTCGAGAACCAGCGGAGTGAAAGGAACCGCGATGTAGAGCACCCAGCTCATCGTCGAAATTTCGTTGTTCCCGCTGATGGAGCGGTGAGACAGCTCCAGAAGCAGAGGGCGGAGTTCACCCGCGGTCCAGAATGCCAGCCACACCAGGAATGCATCTGCCAGCTGGAGGGTCTGGATGGTGAAACTGTCTTTACGACTGAGAAACATGATGGTTACAGCGCGCGGCGGCCTCGGAAAGCACCAGCATGAGCGAATACGGGCGGGGGGCAACTGAAGATGTCATTGTTATCGATTGCCGCGCAGGGGCCGTTTTCCCAGTCGGTTCTGGTAAGCATGAACGACAGCCTCAATAAAGACTCCCAAGGATGGAATCAATGGCCGTAACCATCTCATAATCAGTAGTAGATAACCAATCGCCAATAAGGACGAAATCACGGAACCCGATTCCTTCCGTTTGATCCACAACATGTTGCGAATCCGGTAGTAAAGTTTGTCCCCGCTCAGGTTTTTTTCCAGGCACAGCTTGTTTTCCCCCAGCGCCAGACTGACTAAAGGCCCTGCCACAGGATGATGGAGGATGGATCCGGTGGCCATCCAGAATGGATAACCCGCGGATTCCAAGGCTCTCGGATAGTCTTCATCCTCTCCACGGAGGAAAAAATCATGGTTCAGGGGACCCACGTCCCAGTAGACATCCTTCGGAATCAATGATCCGAGCCAGGATCTGCGCGTCCGGACCCACGGAGCCATGGGGAGGGATTCGAATCTCACCGGATTCCTCCAGAACCCGTCAATGGTGATGACTTCGGAAGGCCAGCTTAATTCTGTGGAATCCGGTGCCAGCACGACAGAAGTCCGGATGCCTTCGGACGGGCCGTCGGGGTCAATCAGACGCTCGAAGGCAGCCGGCTGCGGCCACGAATCGTCATCGAGGATCCACACGGCGTCATAGCCTTGGCTGAAAGCTTTTTCGACGGCGAGTTTGACCCCGCCGGAGTTTCCCAAATTTTCCTCAGAGCGGATCAGTTCGAAGGGCAAGGTGGAGTTGGACGCCACCGATTTCAGCATCTCGCACGTGTCGTCCGTCGAGGCGTTGTCCGTTACGAAAAGTTTCGACGGTGGCAATGTTTGATCCGTCAGCCTCTGGAAGCACTCCGCAGCGACGGCGCTGCGGTTCATGGTCGCAAATACCGCGGCAACCCTTGGATTTTCCCCGCGAAGCGGGAGGCGTTCTCCGGAAACCTCACAAGGATGTTCGGGATCGCCGGCGCCTTCTCCCGCATCGGTTTGACCGAAGCCCGTCAGCGCTTCGATGAAAGAAGCCGTCCGGGCTCCCAACAGCTTCACATCCAGTTGTTCCGCCAGGATCCGTGCCGCGGCGCCCATGGCATCCCTCTGGTCCTTGTCCTGGAGCAACGTCCGCATCCGGTCCGCAAGCCGGGGAACATCGGTGTGGTCGATCTGGAATCCGCTGGAGCCTTTCGCCACCAATGTTTCCGCGGCTCCGGCGTTTCTCCCCACGATCAGCGGCAAGCTGCTGGCCGCGGCCTCATGGACGGTCACCCCGTAGGTGTCCCCTTCGGTCGGAAGGACGTAGATGTCCGCATTCCCGTACTCCTTGCGCAGCGCCTCCCCTTCGATGAAACCCCCGATGGAAAGCCATGGGTCTTTCTGTTCTCCCAGCCATTGGGACAAAGGGCCGGTGCCGATGACCCGGAGTTCGAAATGGTGGCCTTCCTTCGCGAGAATGCGCGCGGCTTCGATGGTCTGTTCGATGCCTTTCTCCTGCTTTATCCCCGCGACGAAAAGAAAGCGGATGGTGTCCCCCGGAGAGCGTGGTGAGCGGGAATACCCGTCGGCGTCGATCGCATGCGGAGCGAAATTCACCGGCATCATGGTCTCGGGCCATCTCCGGGTCGCTTCCCTAGTTTGGGCGATCACCCCATTGTATAGGAAGGCGAGCTTCCTGTGCATCCGCAGTTGCAGGGGGGTGCAGGAATGCGGAGGGGGGTTGGCTCCCAAGTCGGTCGACAGGATGCAAACAATATCCCTGATCCCGGCCCAGATCGCGGCGGCGAGACAGAATGGGGAATATTCATGTGTCCAGATGCAATCAGGCTTCAGGCGGACCAGTTCCTTCAGCAGCGCCGTGCTGGGTATTTCGGGGTCCGACTTTGTCAGCAGGCGGCCATACTTGTTCACCAACCGTTGCAACGTCGAATTGTCGGAATCAGGCCCGACATGGATGATTTCCAGCCCTTGGCCCCCCTCTCCTGCATCTTTCCAAGGATGATCACGTGCTTCCAATCTGGCGGTGAGCAGCGCGACGCGCCACCCGCGGGCGCCCAGGCATCGGGCCACTTCGGAATAGAATCGTGTCCTGTAAGGCGCCAGCCCCTTGGAGACAATAACCAGTGATTTCATGAATGAACGTCGGGACGCGCTCAAGCGGTTGCCCGGCAAGGATCGTCAGGCGGTTCGGCCGGCTGGTGCCGGGAACAAGCCGGAACCCTGTCCCGCAGCCCTTCCCGTAGCGGCGCCACCCAGTGGCTCGTAGATTTTGAGGGAAGAAGCGTCGGCCAGCCACCATTGATAGATCGAGAAGGCGATGCCGAAGAACATGCACCAGAACAAGTTGATCGGGAAATAAAGGATCATGATTCCTTGGCTGAATCCACCGCTCACCATGCCGATCCCCAACGCGAAGAAGTAGGTGATCAACGTCCGGTGGGGGCCTTTGGGCATCCGGAACACCAAGCGGAATACATACAGCGTCCCCACGATCAATCCGAGAACCGCGATGGAGAGTGGGATATAGCCGATCTTGATCAGGGTCTCGGTCAGAATGTCGTGGATCCAGTTCACATTCGGCTCCGTTCCGGCGATCTTCATGCCGAAGGGGGTCCATAGATCCGCGTCATTGACGAAACTAGCCATGCTCTCCAAGCGTGCATCCAAGGTGCCTAGAACCAGTGTCTGACGTATTTCGGGGGAGGCCCCGAATTTCTCAAACAACTGCTCCTGCGCGTTGACCATGACCCGGGACGTCAGCAGATGGTCGGCGGAGAGATAGAGGATGGAAATTCCCGCCAATGCGCTGAAAAAAGCCGTGTAGGTGAGGAGTTTGCTCTGCAGGCAACAGAATGCGAGCAAGGCGATTATCGCACAGGCCCAGCCTGTGCGGCTGAATGTGAAGTAAGCGCTCGCCATGAAGAGCACCAGGACCAGCCAACGTACTGGATTGAGCCAAGCCCGCAGACTGATCTTCCCCTTCTTCCAAATTACCGGCAGCAGCAGGGAGGCAAACAGAATTGAAGCAACCATCGAGAGAGCGTGCGCACTGACCATCGTTCCCATGTTGCGGAACACTTCCTCATCCAACTGCCGGACCTCGATGGTCATCCCAGAAAGCAGATACTGCATCTCGAAGTCGGCGATTCCGAAATAGGCTTGGTGGATCGCCCAGAGTGCCGCAGGCAGATAGATGAGGACCACCGACAGCATGAGCTTCTTCAGATCGGCGATCCCATTGAAAATCCTCGGGAGGAGGAGCGGCATGTAGAGGTATGCAACCGTATTGACGGCGTTGCCGGCGTTCCGCAGGCCTCCCTCCATCATCAACTGGGTACCGCCCATGACACAACAAACGAAGGTGATGACGAAGAACAGCACAACCTCCCGCTTGCTTACCTGGCCGGAGCCCATGACGGCGGAGAACAGGAATTTCAGCACCATTCCTGCCACTAGAGCAGGGGCGAAGGAGAGCATGAAAGCCAGATCGACGTCAGAGAAGCGACTGTCCATGATCATGAACCGCTTGATGCAGTCCAGATAAGCGCCAGCCATCAACAGTAGATAGAACGACATTCTCGGTGCCACCATCGCTAGAGCAAGCGCGAGCGGCGTGAGATACCGGAAAGAGTTTCCGAGTACGTTTCCCTGTGAGGTGAAGATCTGGAGCGTCGCGATGAGGGCGAGCAGCGTGAAGGCTGCTCCCATGATGATGCGTGGCAACGCGCTCGTTTGCATGAGAAGAAGGATGGATTTTTGTCGGCGGACCAGTCTCAGGCTGGCGGATTCATTTTCTCCTGATTTTTCTCCGCTGAAAGGAAACTTATCCGGTGTTAGAGCGAATTATGACTTTCGGATCCGGTTTCGAGGTTAAAAATATCCATAAAAGTCTTATAATTAGTGAATTAAATAAGGGCGGTGCTTTTCAGCGCCCAGCTAAGATCCGAATCATCGGTGAAAGTGCGTAGTAGGGCCACTTCCATCCAAAGTTTCGACGGGTGAACACCAACCATTCGGGAAAGGGAAGGCCCTTTGGCCGCTGCAGCAGTTCCAGACGCTTCAGGCGCGGCAGGGACCTGTCGCGCCAGGTTCCTTCGACCGCGTTAGTGCCGCAGGTCCCGAGGAACTCTCCGGATTTCCTAATCAGGATCCCACGCTTCCGGGCCTGAATGCCATAGTCAGTATCACCCATCGCATGGGTATAGGCATCATGGAGCATCCCCAGTTCCTGGAAGACGGCACGGGGAACCAGCGCGCAGTTGGCCGTGAAGGTATCGCACTCCGTTTCATCATCGGGCGCAAGCATCCCCCGTTTCAGGCTGACTCCGCCATAGTTGATCTCGCCGGTACCCTCATCCGCAATGGATGCCACGGCGATCACCCTCTCCGTTGGCGGCCCCGCCAGTTCCAGCAGATGCCGGAGGGCGTTGCCCTCCAGCGCCGTATCGTCGTTGAAAAGCAGATAGTAGTCAGGATCCGAAACTGCGGCATGTTTCCATGCCACTCGCATTCCGCCGCACCAGAACAGGTTGCCCGATCCAGGGATGATCTCCACCCCGGGGAAAGCTTGGCGGACGGCCTGTGCGGTTCCATCAGAAGAACCATCATCCACAAGTACCACGTCCAACGTCGCACCCTCTGGCAAAGACTGATGGGACAGCCGTTCCAGGCACGCCAACGTGAGGACGCGCCGGTTGTAGCAGGTTACCAAGGCGGTTATGAGCATCTTATGGCGATCCAGGGTGTTGGGAATCCGGGTTGGACGTTGCTTGGGGATGGCGGCGTATTTATCGCAGCTTTATCAGCTCAATGATGGCGCAACCGTAGCGGCATCCGAAATTTTCAGGAAATCCGGAGTGATCCAGAGGTACATCCTCTATGAGTTCACCCTTATCGGTTATATAGGAAAAACGATCAATTCGATACATGGAAGAGAAATAATTGATCAGGAATTCAGCCGAGAATACACGGTGCGCATTGAACTCAATCCGCTGGGGCCCCATCGGCGTGGCAAAGTGGAAGCGTCCGCCGGATTTAAGCATTTTGGAGAGATTTTGAAGGCCTTTGTCGAATCCATCGAAATCAATGGGATCACCGTACCGGCCCAGCCCGAAATGTTCGATTGCGTGCAGGCATGAAAGTGAGTCCGTATAGTCGGTGAAGCGCTCGTCCATTTTCATGAGATCCGCCTGTTGGAACCGGACATTGTGGATCGTGGAATCCATCGGGCGGATATCGAAAACTTCAACTGGCCGGAATGAAGCGACATGGGTCACGAATCCATCGATCCTGGAGCCGACATCTACGTGCCTTTCCGGATTCAGCTCGAAGATCCGGCGCGCTACGCGGAGATCTTGCTGGAAATAATGATCCAAGGTCGCACCGCTTTGATCACCGCGTTCTGTTAGAATTGGGAAAAGGGTTCCGAGTGGAAATTTGAAATGACTCAGCCGTGCCTGCTTTTTGATTTCCCTGAGGTCGGATAGATACCAGTTGAGGTTGACGATGGCTTTGACGCCTGTACGCGGCGACATGCCAAATAATGCCGCTGCTTTTTCTAGTTTTCTGAAGATGCTCAAGGTTAGGATGATGGTTCGGATCTGAATCCGGAGGCTGTCGGCCTTGATCGGATTTAGATTCTGTTTATTTCAGGTGGCGTATGACTTTGCAGGGATTTCCGGCGGCAAAACAGTTCGGGGGGATGTCCTTTGTGACGACGCTTCCGGCGCCGATGATGGAATTGTCTCCGATCGTGATGCCGGGAAGAATCGTGACATTTGATGTGATCCAGACGTTGTCTCCGATGGTGACAGGTTTTGTGATGATTCTGGAGAAGTCATCCACTTCATGAGTACTGGTGATCACGATGTTTCTGAAGGAGAAGCCGACATTATGGCCTAGATGGACTGATCCGTAGTCCACAAACAGGGTGTCGCTGAGGCTGGCTGGTCCCGTGAAAAAAAGCTTTCCGGATGTGCAGCGGAATCCTGGCTGGAAATCAACATCGGGTGGAATTTTAAGGCGGATTGAAATCCATTTTTTTAGTAGGGTGATCGGAATCAATCCGTAGAACCTCAGAAGATGCCGGGTGAAGGGGGTGAGGGCGGGAAGTGGTCTTCCTTTCGCGGGGCAATAATATGATTCTTCGTGGTTTTGTTGTGACATGGGTATGTTCGTTTTATATCACAAGGTAACCCAGGATTCTGGTATGATGAATTCGGAGGGTGTGCCGCGCATCCAGGTTTTCGGTGCGATGACCTTCTGTCCGGTGTGCGTATTGAGCCAGGCTCCCCACCATGAGTAACTGCTGTTTACGATGATATGGTGATGGCACGTTGACATCAACCGCATGTCATGAAGGGGGTCCTGATGGCCGATTGGGAAGTCACAGAACAGAAATTCGTTTCCCACAAACTGTTTCCGGCACCACCCGATATCGTCGGAAAAGACGCAGAATCGGATCTCCTCATGACGTTCGCGGAATCGCCGGATCGCCTCTTCATGATAGTTTTCACTAAGGCATTGGGTGTTACTGATGGCGAGGTAGTCTCCCCGGCGCACATGGATGGAAACTGTCGGCTTGCTGCGCAGAGCCTCTTCGAAACGCCGCGAATCCGCAGGCAGTTCGAGAGTATTGAGATCGAGTTCCTCTTTCAAAGCTTTCTCCAGGCCTTTGAAATGCAGCGGACTCTGGAAGAAGCCGATGAGGACGGTTTGGGCGCCCGCCTGGCTGAGATCAGGCACTACCCCGTTATCGGGATCCACAATCATCTCCCCTTTGTAAAAGTTCAAGGGTCCTGTATCAAAGAGGCGGCGGGACAACCGTTTAATGGGGCTGAGGCTGTTCTCATAGCATGCCTTGATGGGGAGCCGCAGCAGATGCCGGAATGTGGATTCCTGGCTCGGATTGACCCATGAACCATCGAGCACGAGAGGGACTTGGTGCCGCTCGGAGAGGGCGCGGCCAGCCGCATATTGGAACAGGTTGTTTCCCGTACGGCCTTGTAGGATCACCCGTATCATTGTTCCTGTGGGATGGATTTGGCCCGTGCCTTGAAAAGGCTGAGAATGCGGGCGGCCACTTTGTCCGCGTGGAGGTCCTTGGTCCAGGCTTCGCTGATCGCAGCGGGATCTCGCTCACCGCGGTCCCAACGCCCAAGTTCCTCCAAAAGTGCTTCGGACAGGGAGGAGGGGTTTTCCTCGGCGGCGAGGCTTCCGGAATTCCGGGAGGCATGCCATTCGATCACGCCGAGAAATGGCGAGCGGCAACCGACGACGGTTGCTCCGCTGCACACGGCTTCCGCTGATGCGTTGTGGCATCCCTCGTAGGCGGCGCTGACGAGAATCACTTTGGCACGTTGGTAGGCTTCGGCGATTTTTGTATTGGGGAGGAGCCCTTCAAGGATGACTTGGGAGCGCAATTCCGGAGAGAGGTGCTCATGCCAGCGTTCCAGTTCCGTACTCTTTTGCCCGAAAATCCTGAACCTTGTGGTTGGTCGCCGGAAGAGGGTCCGGGATATCGCCTCCATGAGGAATGGAGTTCGCTTCTGGGTGCTCTCCCAGCGACCGACGGCCACGACTTCATCCTGCTTGGGAATGGCAGGATCATAGCGGAAGATGAAATTCACGGGAAAAGGAGCGAAATGAACCTTGCTTGCCTGCCCCGCACCCCGGAGCCGCCTGACCAAGCGCCGGTAGCGCTCCGAAGCCAGTGGCGTGGGAGCCAGAAAATAGTCTCCGGCGGTGATGGCCCGCGCATCCGGCAGATCGCGGATCCCGACCCTTACCGTGGTGGTAACCGGGATCTTGACGATGGTCCGGGCTATCTGCTTCCATCGCGGTTCATACCAATAGTGGGCCTTCTCCGCGCGGATGTGGGCGGACCAGTCGGCGAGGGGGGAGTGGATGCCTTGGGTATCGGTGACTTGTGCCACGGTGATGCCTGCCCTGACAGCGGCCTCCACCATTTTCCTGAAGGGATGGTTTCCCCATGTGATGAATACGAGTCCGTCCAATTCCAGTGACCGCCACCAGCCGGTGTCCTCCATCTGGCTCCAGTTGGCGCGGACAAGGGGCGATAGATCTTTCGGACCCGGAGGACCAAGGATGATGGGCTGGGACTCGATTCCCAATTTCTGGAATCCCCGCGACAACAAGCCGGAATCCCGGTCGAAAAACGCTTGGCTCCCGTCAGGGTGAGGGTAGGGTGAGCCTGTGAATATGCGCATTTGGAAATAAGGAGGCTGGGGCCTGAACTGCTTCGTTGTGCGGTTCAATGGCGCCGGATCGCACGGAGATGCCGCATGGCTTGGAAGACACCGATGCCGGCTGCGACCGCGCCGAAAATCCACTCCCTGGGTGAAGGCAGATAGGTGGTGCGGCCGAATATTTCGAAGGGCTTGCCGGTTTCATGGCCGGACGCGCACCATGCTCCACCTGAAATGGCCAGAGCGAGAACTCCGGCCAATGACACGAGGGATCTGCCACAAAGCAGGCGGGTGGAAAAACCGCAGAACCGCGGGCCGGCGAAAATGGCGTAGGGTCCGCGCACCAGCAGGGGAAGAAAGGCGAATGATGCGACGAGCCACGGAAGGCCGCCGTAGTGGTAGCCGGTGGCACAGAGTGCGATCCCGACGGGAAGCTCCAGAAGAGAGTAGAACGCGGTCTTTCCCATGCGCCCGGAGATCTGGAACAGTTCCAGCGTTCCGTTCACGAAAGTCGTATTGATGATCCAGCAGGCAAGCCAGAGGTTGGTCCAGGCTCCGGCGTAGAAATCCGCCTTCGCCAGCCAGGAAACCAGCGGGCGGTTGCCAGCGATGATGGCGCCAGCACCTGCTAGGCCGATCCAGATGCCGAGCTGGTTCACATGGCGGAACTTGTTCATGAACCGCTGGTATGCCTTGGAGACGAAAAGCTTCTGCAGGTTTGGGTAGAAGGAATGGGTGGTGCGTAGCGCCAACGAACTGACCAAGCTTGGTCCGCGGCTGCTGAGGTTATACACCGCCACGAAAGACAGCCCGCCCAGACGGGCGAGAAGCAGTGACGGCAGGCTCTGCATCACCGACTCGACAATGCCGCTGACGGCCAGGCTGCTGCTGTAGGCGAACAACTCGCGGAAGCGGGCTCGTGTCCATCCTCTGAGATCGACCCGGACGGAGAAATTGTCGGAGTGGACCTTCCAGCCCCAGATCGCCCATCCGCACATCTGTGCGAGGGCGATGGCGGGCAGATAGGACCTGACTCCGAAGCCAGCGTGGAGGAGATACCAGAAAGGCCCCAACTGCAGCCAGGGCAGCAGTGCCTGCACGATCGGCACCCAATGGAACTGCTCCTGGGCGATCAGCAGCCCGGGATAAGCCCGGAAAGGCATTCCGATCATGCTGACGGCGGCGGTGCCCAGAAACAGCCACTTGGCGTCATTGGCCATCTGCGGGGGAATTTCCAGAAACAGGCCGAGGAAAGGGGTGAGCGCCAGCGCCACCAAAAACA comes from the Luteolibacter sp. SL250 genome and includes:
- a CDS encoding glycosyltransferase, with protein sequence MRIFTGSPYPHPDGSQAFFDRDSGLLSRGFQKLGIESQPIILGPPGPKDLSPLVRANWSQMEDTGWWRSLELDGLVFITWGNHPFRKMVEAAVRAGITVAQVTDTQGIHSPLADWSAHIRAEKAHYWYEPRWKQIARTIVKIPVTTTVRVGIRDLPDARAITAGDYFLAPTPLASERYRRLVRRLRGAGQASKVHFAPFPVNFIFRYDPAIPKQDEVVAVGRWESTQKRTPFLMEAISRTLFRRPTTRFRIFGQKSTELERWHEHLSPELRSQVILEGLLPNTKIAEAYQRAKVILVSAAYEGCHNASAEAVCSGATVVGCRSPFLGVIEWHASRNSGSLAAEENPSSLSEALLEELGRWDRGERDPAAISEAWTKDLHADKVAARILSLFKARAKSIPQEQ
- a CDS encoding lipopolysaccharide biosynthesis protein, with protein sequence MFSLQSLRQSKAARNAAASYVAFASTAIGGLASIPIAVHYLSKAEMGLWSIIFTIVTYLLWLDLGIGNATGRKIADAIATGNKPEINRWWTLSMGVLLLLGGLMFLVALALTPFLGLFLEIPPQMANDAKWLFLGTAAVSMIGMPFRAYPGLLIAQEQFHWVPIVQALLPWLQLGPFWYLLHAGFGVRSYLPAIALAQMCGWAIWGWKVHSDNFSVRVDLRGWTRARFRELFAYSSSLAVSGIVESVMQSLPSLLLARLGGLSFVAVYNLSSRGPSLVSSLALRTTHSFYPNLQKLFVSKAYQRFMNKFRHVNQLGIWIGLAGAGAIIAGNRPLVSWLAKADFYAGAWTNLWLACWIINTTFVNGTLELFQISGRMGKTAFYSLLELPVGIALCATGYHYGGLPWLVASFAFLPLLVRGPYAIFAGPRFCGFSTRLLCGRSLVSLAGVLALAISGGAWCASGHETGKPFEIFGRTTYLPSPREWIFGAVAAGIGVFQAMRHLRAIRRH
- a CDS encoding DapH/DapD/GlmU-related protein — its product is MSQQNHEESYYCPAKGRPLPALTPFTRHLLRFYGLIPITLLKKWISIRLKIPPDVDFQPGFRCTSGKLFFTGPASLSDTLFVDYGSVHLGHNVGFSFRNIVITSTHEVDDFSRIITKPVTIGDNVWITSNVTILPGITIGDNSIIGAGSVVTKDIPPNCFAAGNPCKVIRHLK
- a CDS encoding DUF268 domain-containing protein; the encoded protein is MSIFRKLEKAAALFGMSPRTGVKAIVNLNWYLSDLREIKKQARLSHFKFPLGTLFPILTERGDQSGATLDHYFQQDLRVARRIFELNPERHVDVGSRIDGFVTHVASFRPVEVFDIRPMDSTIHNVRFQQADLMKMDERFTDYTDSLSCLHAIEHFGLGRYGDPIDFDGFDKGLQNLSKMLKSGGRFHFATPMGPQRIEFNAHRVFSAEFLINYFSSMYRIDRFSYITDKGELIEDVPLDHSGFPENFGCRYGCAIIELIKLR
- a CDS encoding glycosyltransferase, coding for MKSLVIVSKGLAPYRTRFYSEVARCLGARGWRVALLTARLEARDHPWKDAGEGGQGLEIIHVGPDSDNSTLQRLVNKYGRLLTKSDPEIPSTALLKELVRLKPDCIWTHEYSPFCLAAAIWAGIRDIVCILSTDLGANPPPHSCTPLQLRMHRKLAFLYNGVIAQTREATRRWPETMMPVNFAPHAIDADGYSRSPRSPGDTIRFLFVAGIKQEKGIEQTIEAARILAKEGHHFELRVIGTGPLSQWLGEQKDPWLSIGGFIEGEALRKEYGNADIYVLPTEGDTYGVTVHEAAASSLPLIVGRNAGAAETLVAKGSSGFQIDHTDVPRLADRMRTLLQDKDQRDAMGAAARILAEQLDVKLLGARTASFIEALTGFGQTDAGEGAGDPEHPCEVSGERLPLRGENPRVAAVFATMNRSAVAAECFQRLTDQTLPPSKLFVTDNASTDDTCEMLKSVASNSTLPFELIRSEENLGNSGGVKLAVEKAFSQGYDAVWILDDDSWPQPAAFERLIDPDGPSEGIRTSVVLAPDSTELSWPSEVITIDGFWRNPVRFESLPMAPWVRTRRSWLGSLIPKDVYWDVGPLNHDFFLRGEDEDYPRALESAGYPFWMATGSILHHPVAGPLVSLALGENKLCLEKNLSGDKLYYRIRNMLWIKRKESGSVISSLLAIGYLLLIMRWLRPLIPSLGVFIEAVVHAYQNRLGKRPLRGNR
- a CDS encoding alpha-1,2-fucosyltransferase, whose translation is MIRVILQGRTGNNLFQYAAGRALSERHQVPLVLDGSWVNPSQESTFRHLLRLPIKACYENSLSPIKRLSRRLFDTGPLNFYKGEMIVDPDNGVVPDLSQAGAQTVLIGFFQSPLHFKGLEKALKEELDLNTLELPADSRRFEEALRSKPTVSIHVRRGDYLAISNTQCLSENYHEEAIRRFRERHEEIRFCVFSDDIGWCRKQFVGNEFLFCDFPIGHQDPLHDMRLMSTCHHHIIVNSSYSWWGAWLNTHTGQKVIAPKTWMRGTPSEFIIPESWVTL
- a CDS encoding glycosyltransferase family 2 protein, which codes for MLITALVTCYNRRVLTLACLERLSHQSLPEGATLDVVLVDDGSSDGTAQAVRQAFPGVEIIPGSGNLFWCGGMRVAWKHAAVSDPDYYLLFNDDTALEGNALRHLLELAGPPTERVIAVASIADEGTGEINYGGVSLKRGMLAPDDETECDTFTANCALVPRAVFQELGMLHDAYTHAMGDTDYGIQARKRGILIRKSGEFLGTCGTNAVEGTWRDRSLPRLKRLELLQRPKGLPFPEWLVFTRRNFGWKWPYYALSPMIRILAGR